In Aspergillus nidulans FGSC A4 chromosome II, a single window of DNA contains:
- a CDS encoding uncharacterized protein (transcript_id=CADANIAT00004415), translated as MCLFIGAAFAMLSHFGRLRWLASYSRHLVFECASSALRALVLSCSVGHPARTSSQISCSVNLWWFPEMLAARKSLMGLMSRCPRAWGIKQTAGISGLGEHQEWGSRHNNEQNFRFSRSQLQKEAEN; from the exons ATGTGTCTCTTCATCGGCGCGGCTTTCGCTATGCTGAGCCATTTTGGACGGCTCCGCTGGCTCGCCAGCTATAGCCGACATCTGGTCTTCGAGTGCGCTTCGAGTGCGCTTCGTGCTCTCGTGCTCTCGTGCTCTGTCGGCCACCCTGCGAGGACTTCAAGCCAGATATCGTGCTCAGTCAATCTATGGTGGTTTCCTGAAA TGCTAGCGGCCCGAAAATCTTTGATGGGTTTAATGAGTAGATGTCCCAGGGCGTGGGGCATCAAGCAGACAGCAGGAATTAGCGGCCTTGGAGAGCATCAAGAATGGGGTTCTCGCCACAATAATGAGCAGAATTTCAGGTTCAGCCGATCCCAGTTGCAGAAAGAGGCAGAAAACTAG
- a CDS encoding MFS transporter (transcript_id=CADANIAT00004416), producing the protein MAPLSEVYGRKPVSIACLGVFTVLIIPCALAKSIVALIIVRFIGALFGSVMISTAPGMVADLVTDEQRALAISIWSIGPINGPVLGPIIGGFVTQYLGWRWMNWIALILSGVAFCFACIMKETYSPIILQKKAAQRRAETDDERWWSRYDQKASLVEMLKVNLSRPFVMAVVEPICIFWNIYIAIVYGILYLCFTAYPIVFRQIRGWSLGLSGLAFCGIGVGCLIMIACEPLVRRMINSHKHDPETGKVPPEAMVSIVCISAILIPTGELWFAWTCSPASIPWIVPILAGVFFGCGNAGVFIYASNYLTDSYGVYAASALAGNSVMRSILGGVMPLVGTYLYDGLGPNWAGTLLGLLEVAIIPIPFVFYKYGYKIRMKSALITRMQEDKKKLERKRKRLEQRLAAAVAEEREKTEV; encoded by the exons ATGGCCCCGTTGAGCGAGGTCTACGGCCGAAAGCCGGTTTCAATTGCGTGCCTGGGAGTGTTCACGGTCCTGATCATTCCCTGCGCGCTGGCCAAGTCCATTGTGGCGCTGATCATCGTCCGGTTTATCGGGGCATTGTTCGGAAGCGTCATGATCTCAACCGCACCTGGAATGGTGGCGGACCTTGTGACCGATGAGCAGAGAGCGTTGGCCATCTCCATATGGAGTATTGGACCTATCAACGGTCCGG TTTTGGGTCCTATCATCGGCGGTTTCGTGACGCAATACCTAGGCTGGCGATGGATGAACTGGATTGCATTGATTCTCTCCGGTGTTGCGTTCTGCTTTGCCTGCATTATGAAAGAGACTTATAGTCCTATTATCCTGCAGAAGAAAGCCGCGCAACGACGTGCAGAAACCGATGATGAGCGCTGGTGGAGCCGATATGACCAAAAGGCCAGCCTTGTTGAGATGCTCAAAGTGAATTTGAGTCGTCCCTTCGTCATGGCCGTTGTTGAGCCCATTTG CATATTTTGGAATATTTACATTGCCATTGTCTACGGAATTCTTTACCTCTGTTTCACAGCGTACCCTATCGTCTTCCGCCAAATCCGTGGCTGGTCTCTTGGCCTGTCTGGCCTGGCCTTCTGCGGCATTGGGGTTGGCTGCTTGATCATGATCGCCTGCGAACCCTTAGTCCGCCGCATGATCAACAGCCACAAGCACGACCCAGAAACTGGCAAAGTACCGCCGGAGGCCATGGTCTCAATCGTCTGTATCTCTGCGATCTTGATCCCGACCGGGGAGCTCTGGTTTGCGTGGACCTGCTCCCCTGCATCTATCCCCTGGATTGTGCCCATCCTAGCTGGTGTGTTTTTCGGCTGCGGAAACGCTGGTGTTTTTATCTACGCCTCAAACTATCTAACGGACAGCTATGGTGTGTATGCTGCCTCTGCGCTAGCGGGAAACTCGGTGATGCGCAGTATCCTGGGAGGCGTTATGCCGCTTGTAGGCACTTACCTGTATGATGGGCTAGGTCCAAACTGGGCTGGGACGCTGTTGGGCTTGCTTGAGGTGGCCATTATCCCAATACCGTTTGTGTTCTACAAGTATGGATATAAGATTCGGATGAAGAGTGCGCTCATTACTCGGATGCAggaggataagaagaagttggagaggaagcggaagCGCTTGGAACAGCGGTTGGCAGCTGCTGTTgcggaggaaagagagaagacgGAGGTCTGA